The Actinobacillus equuli genome includes a window with the following:
- a CDS encoding MBL fold metallo-hydrolase — protein sequence MTLNKFIKTAITTAMMATFTQAVIAETAHTHTSTTQANEQVAGFYRMQLGDLLVTALYDGPVNVPHKWIHGISADEMQAVFDKMFLPRTADGIQTAVNAFLIKQPSGYTLIDAGAAKCYGDTLGHIVENLKASGVQPEEVKNIVVTHLHSDHACGVATTDGKMAFPNATLYAPKKDADFWLSKEIAAQQPKEVQIFFDSARQAVTPYQAAGQFKTFNEGENPIEGIETVQEFGHSPGMTGYLVGSGKDRLLVWGDIIHSHTIQLKNPDISMEVDSDEKAAIATRKRILKLVSEGKLWVGAAHIPFPGIGHIVKEEQGYSWVPVQYLPLENQ from the coding sequence ATGACTTTAAATAAATTCATCAAAACCGCTATTACAACAGCAATGATGGCAACTTTTACTCAAGCAGTAATAGCTGAAACGGCGCATACTCACACATCTACTACACAAGCAAATGAACAAGTTGCAGGGTTTTACCGAATGCAATTAGGCGATTTATTAGTTACTGCGTTATATGACGGCCCTGTGAACGTGCCACATAAATGGATCCACGGCATTTCAGCAGATGAAATGCAAGCGGTATTCGACAAAATGTTTTTACCACGCACTGCAGACGGAATTCAAACAGCTGTTAATGCATTTTTAATCAAGCAGCCTTCAGGTTATACCCTCATTGATGCAGGAGCTGCAAAATGCTATGGCGATACGTTAGGTCATATTGTTGAAAACTTAAAAGCATCAGGTGTTCAACCTGAAGAAGTGAAAAACATTGTGGTTACGCACTTACATTCTGACCACGCCTGTGGTGTGGCAACCACCGATGGTAAAATGGCATTTCCAAATGCAACACTTTACGCGCCGAAAAAAGATGCAGATTTTTGGTTAAGCAAAGAAATTGCAGCCCAACAGCCGAAAGAAGTACAAATTTTCTTTGATTCGGCTCGCCAAGCGGTAACGCCTTATCAAGCAGCAGGACAATTTAAAACATTTAATGAAGGTGAAAACCCTATTGAGGGCATTGAAACTGTACAAGAATTCGGACATTCACCAGGTATGACAGGCTATTTAGTTGGTTCAGGCAAAGATCGATTGTTGGTATGGGGCGATATTATTCACAGCCATACGATTCAGTTAAAAAATCCTGATATTTCAATGGAAGTAGATAGTGATGAAAAAGCAGCGATTGCTACCCGTAAACGCATTTTAAAACTGGTGAGTGAAGGGAAACTTTGGGTAGGTGCAGCACATATTCCATTCCCAGGAATCGGACATATTGTGAAAGAAGAACAAGGGTATTCTTGGGTGCCAGTGCAATACTTACCTTTAGAAAATCAATAA